The Paeniglutamicibacter sulfureus genome includes a region encoding these proteins:
- a CDS encoding type I restriction endonuclease subunit R, with translation MALHNEIEFENSICEHLAAHGWLYSPSDEGYDRERALFPEDVFGWLQDAAPEELTKVLKPELNPTMLVKAKLRVLDRIASVMGMDPFNGGGTLNAIKKPLGVTPATLRMFQPKPADGLNPATVTRYGFNRLRVMRQVHYSKTGNKSLDLVFFLNGIPVATVELKTDLTQDAEAALKQYKQDRNPKGEPLLTHGRGALVHFVVSNQEVHMTTKLEGPSTRFLPFNAGKNNGAGNANREGTSPTAYFWEELLEPEAWLTVLGKFIHYRFEEDSHPITGKKSFKASTRFPRYHQWRAVNALTNTALAEGPGHNYLIQHSAGSGKTDSIAWTAYRLSSLHRADGSKLFDGVIVISDRTVLDGQLQKAIEQLETVAGVFAPITHGSEGSKSKQLAEALLKGRQIIGVTLQTFPHAMEEIRVNKGLAGRNYAVIADEAHSSQSGDAAKSLKKVLTSIGLEEGEDISTEDVLAAEMAARAGATMNLSFFAFTATPKGKTIELFGRPDANGKPQVFDLYSMKQAIEEGFILDVLQNYTTYTMAARIAQADRNAAEVEVDRDQGAKALMQWVRLHPHNIAQKVAIIVEHFRVNVAHHLAGRAKAMVVTSSRKEAVRYKLAIDQYLQLKGYDTEVAALVAFSGEVTDTASGPEGFTEHTMNPELKGRNMAKAFGTDEYQIMLVANKFQTGFDQPLLVGMYVDKKLSGIAAVQTLSRLNRVIPGKDKTYVLDFANDPGTILQAFKDYYAEASIQQESNPDIIHNMIMKLDAMGIYNDKDVDLVAAKWVAQRNHNGLYSHLQPAIDVFHDRHKQAKLTANTLELEQLEEFRKTAGSFNKAYDFFSQIIDYGNTRIEKLAIYLKLLAKALQTTATGNSLDLTDVVLTHYALKKQEAQDLKLVDGEGKGLKGLTAAGSGVVREKSLGTFEDLIEQINKIFEGTGISDEDQINAVESIMRHAESHEQLQREAIANGPIDFGSSPTLPEAIDEIIYTAGEGHQKAINALLEMEGPEKIVQVLLAAGLQDRARKRAQLDALVND, from the coding sequence TTGGCGTTGCATAATGAGATCGAGTTCGAGAACAGCATCTGTGAGCATTTGGCCGCCCACGGGTGGCTCTACTCCCCCAGCGATGAGGGCTACGACCGGGAACGGGCGCTCTTCCCGGAGGACGTGTTCGGGTGGCTTCAGGACGCCGCACCCGAGGAGCTGACGAAGGTTTTGAAACCGGAGTTGAATCCGACGATGCTGGTCAAGGCCAAGCTCCGGGTGCTGGACCGGATCGCCTCGGTCATGGGCATGGACCCGTTCAATGGCGGTGGGACACTGAACGCGATCAAGAAGCCGCTCGGGGTGACCCCGGCGACGTTGCGGATGTTCCAACCCAAGCCCGCCGACGGGCTCAACCCTGCCACGGTGACGCGCTATGGGTTCAACCGGTTGCGGGTGATGCGCCAGGTCCACTACTCCAAGACCGGCAACAAGTCCCTGGACCTGGTGTTCTTCCTCAACGGGATCCCGGTGGCCACGGTCGAGCTGAAGACGGACCTGACGCAGGACGCAGAAGCGGCGCTGAAGCAGTACAAGCAGGACCGCAACCCCAAGGGCGAACCACTGCTGACGCACGGCCGCGGCGCGCTGGTGCACTTCGTCGTGTCCAACCAGGAAGTGCACATGACCACCAAGCTGGAAGGACCGTCCACCCGGTTCCTTCCGTTCAACGCGGGCAAGAACAACGGGGCCGGCAACGCCAACCGGGAGGGAACCTCCCCGACAGCGTATTTCTGGGAAGAGCTGCTGGAGCCCGAGGCGTGGCTGACGGTGCTGGGGAAGTTCATCCACTACCGCTTCGAGGAAGACTCCCACCCGATCACCGGGAAGAAGTCCTTCAAGGCCTCGACCCGGTTTCCGCGCTACCACCAGTGGCGCGCCGTCAACGCCCTCACCAACACCGCCCTGGCCGAAGGTCCGGGACACAACTACCTGATCCAGCATTCGGCAGGGTCTGGGAAGACCGACTCGATCGCGTGGACCGCCTACCGGCTTTCCTCCCTGCACCGCGCGGACGGGTCCAAGCTCTTTGACGGGGTAATCGTCATTTCCGACCGCACCGTCCTGGACGGGCAGCTGCAAAAGGCCATCGAGCAGCTGGAGACAGTCGCCGGGGTGTTCGCCCCGATCACCCACGGCTCCGAGGGGTCCAAGTCCAAGCAACTGGCCGAGGCACTGCTCAAGGGCCGGCAGATCATCGGTGTCACCTTGCAGACCTTCCCGCACGCCATGGAGGAGATCCGGGTGAACAAGGGCCTGGCGGGGCGCAACTATGCTGTCATCGCCGACGAGGCCCACTCCTCCCAGTCCGGGGATGCCGCCAAGTCGCTCAAGAAGGTCCTCACCAGTATCGGGTTGGAGGAAGGCGAAGACATCAGCACCGAGGATGTGCTCGCCGCCGAGATGGCGGCCCGCGCCGGGGCCACCATGAACCTGTCCTTCTTCGCCTTCACCGCCACCCCGAAGGGGAAGACCATTGAGCTGTTCGGCCGCCCGGACGCGAACGGGAAGCCGCAGGTCTTTGACCTGTATTCGATGAAGCAGGCCATCGAGGAAGGCTTCATCCTCGATGTGCTGCAGAATTACACCACGTACACGATGGCCGCCCGCATCGCCCAGGCCGACCGGAATGCCGCAGAGGTAGAGGTGGACCGCGACCAAGGCGCCAAGGCGCTGATGCAGTGGGTGCGGTTGCACCCGCACAACATTGCCCAGAAGGTCGCGATCATCGTGGAACACTTCCGCGTCAACGTCGCCCACCACCTGGCCGGACGGGCCAAGGCCATGGTCGTGACCTCTTCGCGCAAGGAAGCGGTTCGCTACAAACTCGCCATCGACCAGTACCTGCAGCTCAAGGGCTACGACACGGAGGTGGCGGCATTGGTCGCCTTCTCCGGTGAGGTCACCGACACGGCGTCCGGGCCCGAGGGGTTCACCGAGCACACCATGAACCCCGAGCTCAAGGGCCGGAACATGGCCAAGGCGTTCGGCACGGACGAGTACCAGATCATGCTGGTGGCCAACAAGTTCCAGACCGGGTTCGACCAGCCCCTGCTGGTGGGCATGTATGTGGACAAGAAGCTCTCCGGCATCGCCGCGGTGCAGACCCTGTCCCGGCTCAACCGGGTGATCCCCGGCAAGGACAAAACCTACGTCCTGGACTTCGCCAACGACCCCGGCACCATCCTGCAGGCGTTCAAGGACTACTACGCTGAAGCTTCCATCCAGCAGGAATCCAACCCGGACATCATCCACAACATGATCATGAAGCTGGATGCGATGGGGATCTACAACGACAAGGACGTGGACCTGGTCGCGGCCAAATGGGTGGCCCAGCGCAACCACAACGGCCTGTATTCGCACCTGCAGCCGGCCATCGACGTCTTCCACGACCGGCACAAGCAGGCCAAGCTGACTGCCAATACCTTGGAGCTCGAGCAGCTCGAGGAGTTCCGCAAGACCGCAGGGTCCTTCAACAAGGCCTATGACTTCTTCTCACAGATCATCGACTACGGCAACACCCGCATCGAGAAGCTCGCCATCTACCTCAAGCTGCTGGCCAAGGCCCTGCAAACCACGGCCACAGGCAATTCCCTGGACCTCACCGACGTGGTACTCACCCACTATGCGCTGAAGAAGCAGGAAGCCCAGGACCTCAAACTCGTGGACGGGGAAGGCAAGGGCCTCAAGGGACTCACGGCCGCCGGTTCAGGGGTGGTGCGGGAGAAGTCCCTGGGCACGTTCGAGGACTTGATCGAGCAGATCAACAAGATCTTCGAGGGTACCGGCATCAGCGACGAGGACCAGATCAACGCGGTCGAATCGATCATGCGCCATGCCGAATCCCATGAGCAGCTGCAACGCGAGGCCATCGCCAACGGGCCCATCGACTTCGGTTCCTCCCCCACCTTGCCTGAGGCCATCGACGAGATCATCTACACCGCGGGGGAAGGCCACCAAAAAGCCATCAACGCGCTATTGGAGATGGAAGGCCCGGAGAAAATCGTCCAGGTTCTTCTGGCGGCCGGGTTGCAGGACCGTGCCAGGAAACGGGCGCAACTGGATGCCTTGGTGAACGATTAG
- a CDS encoding GIY-YIG nuclease family protein, with the protein MSAPPSVVLDVLAEAAVPARAASLASLTLGHVLTGMGADHGPGVRSADMHLIRHAFKPSDPLALRGPQDLTQERVLAYTREQLVSPRRFPADPARYWVILVADGQRRSRLWGTFENHGEVAAERTETRRCFDLRPTDFLAPLYDRLVVEWDNPRSWHRSAASASAARMPVLEIADRDKVPFPGFDGVLLPYHQLRDMVEDPRYADWRAALSEVQGIYLITDSTNGKQYVGKADGAERILGRWTAYARDGHGGNVALRELAHHSADGEAAGTKTDHARHFVFSLLRVFGPSTPSSEVNTAESHYKEALMTRAFGLNRN; encoded by the coding sequence ATGTCTGCTCCCCCATCCGTTGTTCTCGACGTGCTTGCTGAGGCGGCGGTCCCTGCCCGGGCGGCTTCCCTCGCATCCCTCACCCTGGGCCATGTGCTCACCGGCATGGGGGCAGACCACGGGCCGGGGGTCCGGTCGGCGGACATGCATCTCATCCGGCACGCCTTCAAGCCCAGCGACCCCTTGGCCCTGCGCGGGCCCCAGGACCTGACGCAGGAGCGGGTCCTTGCCTACACCAGGGAACAACTCGTCTCGCCCCGCCGCTTCCCCGCGGACCCTGCCCGGTACTGGGTGATCCTCGTCGCCGACGGCCAGCGGCGCTCCCGCCTCTGGGGCACCTTCGAGAATCACGGCGAAGTGGCCGCGGAGCGCACCGAGACGCGCCGGTGCTTCGACCTGCGCCCGACGGATTTCCTGGCGCCCCTGTATGACCGGCTCGTGGTCGAATGGGACAACCCCCGCAGCTGGCACCGCAGCGCCGCCTCCGCCAGTGCCGCACGCATGCCCGTGCTGGAGATCGCGGACCGGGACAAGGTGCCCTTCCCGGGGTTCGACGGCGTGCTGCTCCCGTACCACCAACTGCGCGACATGGTGGAGGACCCGCGCTACGCCGACTGGCGCGCCGCCCTGTCCGAGGTCCAGGGGATCTACCTCATCACGGACTCCACCAACGGCAAGCAGTACGTTGGCAAGGCCGACGGCGCCGAACGCATCCTTGGCCGATGGACGGCCTACGCGCGCGACGGCCACGGCGGGAACGTCGCCCTGCGCGAGCTCGCTCACCACAGCGCCGACGGGGAAGCAGCAGGGACGAAGACGGACCATGCCCGGCACTTCGTATTCAGTCTCCTGCGCGTGTTCGGGCCCAGCACGCCCTCCTCGGAGGTGAACACCGCCGAGTCCCACTACAAGGAGGCACTGATGACACGCGCCTTCGGCCTGAACAGGAACTGA
- a CDS encoding zinc-binding dehydrogenase — protein sequence MAMVGGLPAFPGQTAGDDFFNCTHALSVSTRRLPRDERLRDEPTISGPASWNFCSVAAVGVGTITTVEETEAAIAGGAGFIVTLITDTDTGIVAAAVAAGIPVYPGGMTPTELFAGWKAGATAVKISPASQVGQGFLNDLRGLFPNIQAVPSGGVGVAEAVEWIRAGALAVSVGCPLLGDAFKGVADSVGVDETFNILQGAGPGSLGHDVSVEAAGAAASLQTVLDATRRGGTVVQREILPKDKVSISLSELGLRELTVFGSQLFETELDEAVELLAGHPFLAQIISHDFPLHEAEAAFAMALDSAASSKVVIKVGALEA from the coding sequence ATGGCGATGGTGGGCGGCTTGCCCGCTTTCCCCGGTCAGACGGCCGGCGATGATTTCTTCAATTGCACGCATGCACTGAGCGTATCAACCAGGAGGCTACCAAGAGACGAGCGCCTTCGAGATGAACCCACCATCTCTGGACCAGCAAGCTGGAATTTTTGCTCGGTAGCGGCTGTCGGGGTCGGCACGATCACCACGGTTGAAGAGACGGAAGCAGCCATTGCCGGAGGTGCGGGCTTCATTGTCACCCTGATCACCGACACCGACACCGGCATCGTTGCCGCCGCGGTAGCGGCGGGCATCCCGGTCTACCCGGGCGGCATGACCCCCACCGAGCTGTTCGCCGGCTGGAAAGCCGGGGCCACCGCGGTGAAGATCTCCCCTGCATCCCAGGTGGGCCAGGGGTTCCTCAATGACCTGCGCGGTCTCTTCCCGAACATCCAGGCAGTCCCCTCGGGAGGCGTCGGCGTTGCCGAGGCAGTTGAATGGATTCGCGCCGGCGCGCTTGCTGTCAGCGTCGGCTGCCCGCTCCTTGGAGACGCATTCAAGGGCGTGGCCGATTCCGTAGGTGTTGACGAGACTTTCAATATCCTGCAAGGGGCAGGTCCGGGATCGCTCGGCCATGACGTGAGCGTGGAGGCGGCCGGAGCCGCAGCGAGCTTGCAGACGGTGCTGGATGCGACCCGTCGTGGCGGAACAGTTGTGCAGCGGGAGATCCTGCCCAAAGACAAGGTTTCGATCTCGCTTTCGGAGCTGGGCCTGCGCGAGCTGACCGTCTTCGGTTCGCAGCTCTTCGAGACCGAGCTGGACGAGGCGGTGGAGCTGCTGGCCGGTCACCCGTTCCTAGCGCAAATCATCAGCCACGACTTCCCACTCCACGAGGCGGAGGCAGCCTTCGCCATGGCTTTGGACTCTGCCGCGTCCTCGAAAGTGGTGATCAAGGTAGGCGCACTCGAGGCCTGA
- a CDS encoding PaaX family transcriptional regulator: MRAIEEIIAGRLTGESGQAAHHRHILTVFGLYARPAGVPIAVAAIVHLLQDLGAEPASVRSSISRLKKREVLTSERINGEAGYALSAELEEHMRVGDERIFSPHPARASDPWLLVSFSVPETQRGQRHKIRSGLSRMGFGTVSAGLCVAPGHVYDEALEYLQDNDLLQFVDFFHANHGGPEELRAKVAQWWDLDTLEAHYQEFIDKYSPLLARWGKHAQQTEEGSREAFVDYIRMVTDWRTLPYLDPGLPLEALPNSWKGGAARYLFLDLRALLSPLAGWHAQRIIHGTTHSGGPAQNAPKVGAIVGTR, from the coding sequence ATGCGTGCAATTGAAGAAATCATCGCCGGCCGTCTGACCGGGGAAAGCGGGCAAGCCGCCCACCATCGCCATATCCTGACGGTGTTTGGGCTGTATGCCCGTCCTGCCGGCGTGCCGATAGCGGTGGCCGCAATTGTGCACCTTCTCCAGGACCTGGGCGCCGAGCCAGCCAGCGTTCGATCATCCATTTCCCGGCTCAAGAAGCGGGAAGTGCTCACCAGCGAACGCATTAATGGCGAGGCCGGCTATGCACTTTCGGCCGAGCTCGAAGAACACATGCGCGTCGGAGACGAACGAATCTTTTCACCCCACCCTGCCCGCGCGTCCGATCCTTGGTTGTTGGTTTCCTTTTCGGTCCCGGAAACCCAACGCGGCCAGCGACACAAAATCCGCAGCGGACTCTCTCGCATGGGATTCGGCACCGTCAGCGCGGGACTCTGTGTTGCACCCGGGCACGTCTATGACGAGGCCCTCGAATACCTCCAAGACAATGACCTGTTGCAATTTGTCGATTTTTTCCACGCCAACCATGGTGGCCCGGAAGAACTTCGCGCCAAGGTCGCCCAGTGGTGGGATCTGGACACCTTGGAGGCGCACTACCAGGAATTCATAGACAAGTATTCGCCGCTGCTCGCCCGGTGGGGCAAACACGCCCAGCAAACGGAGGAAGGCTCCCGGGAAGCCTTCGTCGACTATATCCGCATGGTGACCGACTGGCGGACCCTTCCGTACCTCGATCCGGGGCTTCCCCTGGAAGCCCTTCCCAATTCGTGGAAAGGAGGAGCTGCCCGCTACCTATTCCTTGATTTGCGAGCCCTGCTGAGCCCGTTGGCCGGATGGCACGCCCAACGCATCATCCACGGCACTACGCACTCCGGTGGCCCTGCACAAAACGCGCCAAAAGTCGGCGCAATCGTAGGGACTCGATAG
- a CDS encoding carboxylesterase family protein codes for MKSKIDQAGIRAVLGIRYAQLSNGERFSAPVAVHGQLEVQRLAEVPVFPQLPSRLASVMGTGRDNPQTEDSFFLNVWAPEGAVGLPVLVFVHGGAWTSGGGSNEWYDGSALSAENMVVVTLNYRIGPVAHLAAPGALDLPLQDLALALQWVSENIGAFGGDPDEVTLAGQSAGAWYVHLLSMDPGAKGLMRRVALLSMATREPWSRGKLETVRDAAANRLHPRSLENAEVGDLLKAGVGALQETAERRGLGHAPSGYLPGLAENIPEDFLRTEWCAQNVHVNDVLLSFTAQETGTFFCEASEERSVTHEAVDAWVATLDEADLPPDMDLRCRSLEPYDRIVHISSWVQFQRFPTELDNAYSERGLNSHLVRLAMRSLQPGVLSGHCLDLPYWFGTPNAWADAPMLQGVDPEEFAIESLRLRRLLARFVQGHRSA; via the coding sequence TTGAAGTCGAAGATCGACCAAGCCGGCATACGTGCGGTGCTTGGAATCCGCTATGCGCAGCTCTCCAATGGAGAGCGGTTTTCGGCCCCGGTGGCAGTGCATGGACAACTGGAAGTCCAAAGACTGGCGGAGGTTCCCGTCTTTCCCCAGCTCCCCAGTCGCCTGGCCAGTGTCATGGGCACGGGCAGGGATAACCCGCAAACCGAGGACTCCTTCTTCCTGAATGTTTGGGCACCCGAGGGTGCCGTTGGATTGCCCGTCCTGGTCTTCGTCCATGGCGGTGCCTGGACGAGCGGCGGAGGATCCAACGAGTGGTATGACGGGTCGGCGCTTTCGGCCGAGAACATGGTGGTCGTTACCTTAAACTACCGCATCGGTCCCGTGGCCCATCTGGCGGCACCCGGGGCTCTGGACCTCCCGCTGCAGGATTTGGCATTGGCCCTTCAATGGGTCAGCGAAAACATCGGCGCCTTTGGCGGAGATCCTGACGAAGTCACCCTGGCCGGCCAATCTGCGGGGGCTTGGTATGTACATCTGCTCAGCATGGATCCGGGTGCGAAGGGACTTATGCGCCGTGTTGCCTTGCTGAGCATGGCGACGCGTGAGCCGTGGAGCAGGGGAAAGCTGGAGACTGTGAGGGATGCCGCCGCCAACCGATTGCATCCCCGGAGCCTTGAAAATGCCGAGGTGGGGGACTTGCTCAAAGCGGGCGTCGGCGCGCTGCAGGAAACAGCCGAACGCCGCGGACTGGGCCACGCGCCATCCGGTTATCTGCCAGGCCTTGCCGAAAACATCCCGGAGGATTTCCTGCGAACCGAATGGTGTGCACAGAACGTCCACGTGAACGACGTCCTGCTAAGTTTTACGGCCCAGGAAACGGGGACGTTCTTCTGCGAAGCATCGGAGGAAAGGTCGGTGACCCATGAAGCCGTCGACGCGTGGGTGGCAACCTTGGATGAAGCGGATCTCCCGCCGGACATGGACCTTCGATGCCGATCCCTGGAACCGTACGATCGGATCGTACACATCTCGTCATGGGTTCAATTCCAGCGTTTTCCGACAGAGCTGGACAACGCGTACAGCGAACGTGGGTTGAATTCCCATCTCGTGCGCCTTGCGATGCGGAGTCTGCAACCCGGAGTCTTAAGCGGTCATTGCCTCGACCTGCCATATTGGTTTGGGACCCCTAACGCGTGGGCGGATGCGCCGATGCTTCAAGGCGTTGACCCCGAGGAATTCGCTATCGAGTCCCTACGATTGCGCCGACTTTTGGCGCGTTTTGTGCAGGGCCACCGGAGTGCGTAG
- a CDS encoding acyl-CoA dehydrogenase family protein produces MIEVAENLSSETARPVAICAPPSEITADMVKRVHEIGPLLRRNAVDADAQRVMSDESIEALDSIGAMRISAMQRYGGYEGGASMLLEVARTIGFYDPAAAWCTVISNGSVMLANRYSDEVLDEVFAGGPVRMASIFASPQGTATPEAGGWRVSGEWPFASNSSHSEWAIGILFIEDGTTETPQIGFALMRRGEYEVRDTWHTIGMRGSGSNTMHTKDLWVPQGRVITFTQLMGDANERDPRATFARRLTPHLTMSTTIQAASLGAAQAALDHVTEKAQNRGITYTHYKRQIDSGAFVQNLGQASMKIDSALLLLQRSAAEIDEAAAGTAPMPLANRARHRGGIGHAGHELVDAVNDLCWLHGTAAFAENSLLGRMWRDINTGTRHASITAHMGYELHGNGLTDTVYISTKL; encoded by the coding sequence ATGATCGAAGTAGCAGAAAACCTTTCAAGCGAAACCGCCCGACCGGTCGCGATCTGCGCGCCCCCGTCGGAGATCACCGCGGACATGGTTAAGCGTGTTCACGAGATCGGCCCGTTGCTGCGCAGGAATGCGGTGGACGCCGATGCACAGAGGGTGATGTCCGACGAATCAATCGAGGCCCTGGACTCCATTGGAGCCATGCGCATCTCGGCGATGCAACGCTATGGAGGGTATGAAGGCGGCGCCTCGATGCTTCTTGAGGTGGCTCGAACCATCGGCTTCTACGACCCGGCCGCCGCCTGGTGCACCGTGATTTCCAATGGTTCGGTCATGCTCGCCAACCGCTATTCCGACGAGGTGCTCGACGAAGTGTTCGCCGGCGGTCCGGTGCGCATGGCCTCGATCTTCGCCAGCCCCCAGGGAACCGCGACTCCCGAGGCCGGGGGCTGGCGGGTCAGCGGCGAATGGCCATTTGCGTCGAATTCCTCGCACTCCGAGTGGGCCATTGGCATTCTCTTCATCGAAGACGGCACCACCGAAACTCCACAGATTGGGTTTGCGCTCATGCGCCGCGGGGAATACGAGGTCAGGGACACCTGGCACACCATTGGCATGCGGGGATCCGGGTCCAACACCATGCACACCAAGGACCTCTGGGTGCCGCAGGGCAGGGTCATCACCTTTACCCAGCTGATGGGCGATGCAAACGAAAGGGACCCCCGGGCCACGTTTGCCCGGCGACTCACCCCGCACCTGACCATGTCGACCACCATTCAGGCGGCCTCGCTGGGAGCTGCGCAGGCTGCACTTGACCACGTGACCGAGAAAGCCCAAAACCGGGGCATTACCTACACCCACTACAAGCGCCAAATCGACTCGGGTGCCTTCGTCCAGAACCTGGGACAGGCCAGCATGAAGATCGACTCGGCACTGTTGTTGCTCCAGCGTTCTGCTGCCGAAATTGATGAAGCAGCGGCAGGAACCGCTCCCATGCCCTTGGCAAACCGCGCCAGACACCGGGGCGGCATCGGGCACGCGGGACATGAGTTGGTGGATGCAGTCAATGACCTGTGCTGGCTTCACGGCACCGCTGCCTTTGCCGAGAACAGCCTGCTGGGACGGATGTGGCGGGATATTAATACGGGCACTCGACATGCCTCGATCACCGCCCACATGGGATATGAACTCCACGGCAACGGGCTGACCGATACCGTCTACATCTCCACCAAGCTCTAG
- a CDS encoding nuclear transport factor 2 family protein — MGQTSDGQLVVVRKFWDAQAVGDEQSARSVLAEDLEWTVVGQHSQLARTYRGVDEFFDELIGTLAATFVPGSAVMEIRGMYLDVGQSVVVTHLRETASTRDGLLFDNDIVTIMTVAGGRIAKCQEFMDLHEVRRAFGEEIRNAPIATFNVQG; from the coding sequence ATGGGACAGACGTCCGACGGGCAACTGGTTGTAGTGCGGAAGTTCTGGGATGCCCAGGCCGTTGGAGACGAGCAGTCAGCACGCTCGGTGCTGGCCGAGGACCTCGAGTGGACTGTAGTAGGTCAGCACTCCCAACTGGCACGAACGTATCGAGGGGTGGATGAATTCTTCGATGAATTGATCGGAACACTTGCGGCGACATTCGTGCCGGGCAGCGCGGTCATGGAGATCCGGGGCATGTACCTCGATGTCGGTCAGTCCGTGGTGGTCACGCATCTGCGGGAGACCGCAAGCACCCGTGACGGACTGTTGTTCGACAACGACATCGTCACCATCATGACCGTCGCAGGCGGCCGGATCGCCAAATGCCAGGAATTCATGGATCTCCACGAGGTCCGCCGGGCGTTCGGCGAGGAAATCCGAAACGCACCCATTGCAACATTCAACGTACAAGGTTAG
- a CDS encoding cupin domain-containing protein — protein MTQLTQQQTSRLSVVRQSERENLWFLGDLIQPIITSEMTDGRFMMALTHSKLASEPPLHEHVGEDEIFYILEGTVTFWAAEADGLTLGPGDCILMPKDVPHTFQASPDIEAKWLVMSAPGGLEKFFRAVAIPAEYAGPQRDWEMDEETEQRLQNACDDFNITLLAEPGVVTGTGI, from the coding sequence ATGACACAACTTACCCAGCAGCAGACCAGTCGCCTGAGCGTTGTCAGGCAATCCGAGCGGGAAAACCTGTGGTTTCTGGGCGACTTGATCCAGCCGATCATTACCAGCGAAATGACAGACGGCCGATTCATGATGGCACTGACCCACTCAAAGCTTGCCTCGGAGCCGCCGCTGCATGAACACGTCGGCGAGGACGAGATCTTTTACATCCTTGAGGGAACCGTGACATTTTGGGCCGCCGAAGCCGATGGGCTGACACTGGGCCCCGGCGACTGCATCCTGATGCCCAAGGATGTCCCGCATACCTTCCAGGCGAGCCCCGACATCGAAGCCAAGTGGTTGGTCATGTCGGCACCCGGGGGACTGGAGAAGTTCTTCCGTGCCGTCGCCATTCCGGCGGAGTACGCTGGCCCGCAGCGGGACTGGGAAATGGACGAGGAAACCGAACAGCGACTCCAGAATGCTTGCGACGACTTCAATATCACCCTCCTGGCCGAGCCGGGCGTGGTGACGGGAACGGGCATCTAA
- a CDS encoding flavin reductase family protein: MILTPQTLDSQVLRETFAHFPSGVAAMTAEVDGAAHALVASSFTVGVSLEPALVMFAVQKSSGTWPILRQARRVGVSILGQDQGALCRQLANRDKNARFADVEVHRLESGALLLPHASLWFECSIFDEHPAGDHDVVLLEIHALHADKTTSPLVFHDSAFRQLAA, translated from the coding sequence ATGATCTTGACACCCCAGACCCTGGACTCGCAGGTCCTTCGCGAGACCTTTGCCCATTTCCCCTCCGGGGTTGCCGCGATGACGGCCGAGGTCGATGGGGCTGCCCACGCACTCGTCGCTTCGTCGTTCACCGTTGGAGTCTCACTAGAGCCGGCCCTCGTGATGTTCGCAGTACAGAAGTCCTCCGGGACGTGGCCCATCCTGCGACAGGCGAGACGCGTGGGCGTTTCCATCTTGGGGCAGGACCAGGGCGCCCTTTGCCGGCAACTGGCCAACCGCGACAAGAACGCCAGATTCGCCGACGTGGAGGTTCACCGCTTGGAGTCCGGCGCCCTGCTGTTGCCCCATGCTTCACTGTGGTTTGAATGCAGCATCTTCGACGAACATCCCGCTGGGGACCACGACGTCGTGCTGCTGGAGATCCACGCCCTACACGCCGACAAGACCACCAGCCCCTTGGTATTCCACGACTCCGCCTTTCGGCAACTCGCCGCATAG